One window from the genome of Glycine soja cultivar W05 chromosome 12, ASM419377v2, whole genome shotgun sequence encodes:
- the LOC114379026 gene encoding transcription factor bHLH117, with translation MFSGDGSSMDPMFSGMSLQSLLSMNPSLFEDGFPTLSSLTDDVPTLIIPQSTELNHTNANTKLPIPKTEPLNFFPQYQLPPLCSPEPKRQRLESPPVIPQSSLARQRRQKLSEKTRYLQKLMPWDKKMDQATLLEEAYKYVKFLQAQSRVLHSMPSHSHSHSQFCQNGAAFGDLEKLNRSQALQVLVNSPVAQTMLYSQGFCVFSLEQLSLLRKLSQTRQQQQHMPPDPASSSRTFFN, from the coding sequence ATGTTTTCCGGCGATGGCTCCTCCATGGACCCGATGTTTTCCGGCATGAGTCTGCAATCTCTTCTGTCTATGAACCCTTCCCTCTTCGAGGACGGGTTCCCCACTTTGTCCTCCCTAACCGACGACGTCCCAACCCTAATAATCCCCCAATCCACAGAGCTGAACCACACCAACGCCAACACCAAACTCCCGATTCCGAAAACCGAACCCTTAAACTTCTTCCCCCAATACCAGCTCCCTCCCCTCTGCTCGCCGGAGCCGAAGCGGCAGCGCCTGGAGTCTCCTCCGGTAATCCCGCAGAGCAGCCTGGCTAGGCAACGGCGTCAGAAGCTTAGCGAGAAAACGCGGTATCTCCAGAAGCTGATGCCGTGGGACAAGAAAATGGACCAAGCAACGCTTCTGGAAGAAGCTTACAAATACGTCAAGTTCCTCCAGGCACAATCCCGTGTCCTTCACTCCATGccctctcactctcactctcactctcagTTCTGCCAAAACGGTGCCGCTTTCGGCGACCTCGAGAAGCTGAACCGCAGCCAGGCTCTCCAGGTGCTGGTGAACTCCCCCGTGGCGCAGACCATGCTTTACTCCCAAGGCTTCTGCGTTTTCTCCCTCGAACAGCTTTCTCTCCTCAGAAAACTCTCCCAAACgaggcaacaacaacaacacatgCCGCCAGATCCTGCTTCCTCCTCCAGAACTTTCTTCAACTAA